The Xenopus tropicalis strain Nigerian chromosome 2, UCB_Xtro_10.0, whole genome shotgun sequence genome window below encodes:
- the slc51a-like.1 gene encoding organic solute transporter subunit alpha translates to MMIATTSCFGMWIPRSTMFTDFTASVFLAVLIHKFQLMLVNECGGRREFLSTFGDTKLKISTGPFCCCCLCLPHKDINRKTLFILKLGTFQFAFLRPVLMFLAVVLWTNGTYMIGNSSAEKATIWINIGVGITTITALWAVGIMFNLVKDNLKEKNIIGKFAVYQFTVILSQLQTSIINILGTTGVISCVPPLPGPSRASYMNQQLLIMEMFLVTVICRVLYRRRYDDKNLLENQETNDNLRNSMMHLNGKALEDGPQSV, encoded by the exons ATG ATGATTGCAACAACATCCTGCTTTGGAATGTGGATTCCACGTAGCACCATGTTTACTGACTTCACTGCTTCTGT GTTCCTTGCAGtgttaatacacaagtttcagctCATGCTGGTAAATGAATGTGGGGGAAGAAGAGAATTTCTCTCAACATTTGGTGATACGAAGCTGAAGATTAGCACTGGCCCCTTCTGCTGCTGTTGCCTGTGCCTGCCACACAAAGACATCAACAG AAAGACTTTATTCATCCTGAAGCTGGGTACATTTCAGTTTGCCTTCCTACGGCCGGTGCTTATGTTTCTGGCTGTGGTTCTTTGGACAAATGGAACTTATATGATTGGTAAT TCATCTGCAGAAAAAGCTACTATCTGGATTAATATTGGAGTTGGTATTACCACAATAACAGCCCTTTGGGCAGTGGGAATTATGTTTAATCTAGTAAAggacaacttaaaggagaaaaatatcATTGGCAAATTTGCAGTCTATCAG TTTACAGTCATTTTGAGCCAACTGCAAACCTCAATCATTAATATTCTTGGTACAACCGGTGTCATCTCTTGTGTTCCTCCTCTCCCGGGGCCATCACGGGCTTCCT ACATGAACCAGCAGCTTCTCATTATGGAAATGTTCCTGGTCACAGTCATCTGCCGAGTGCTGTACCGGAGGAGATATGATGATAAAAATCTTTTGGAAAACCAAGAGACCAATGATAATTTACGAAACAGCATGATGCATCTGAATGGCAAAGCTTTGGAAGATGGACCCCAAAGTGTTTAA